From Deltaproteobacteria bacterium, one genomic window encodes:
- a CDS encoding hydrogenase iron-sulfur subunit → MNNFEPTIVAFCCHFCAYTAADLAGTMRLQYPPNIRIVRIPCTGKVDIRFLLEAFEKGADGVYVAGCLEGDCHYLKGNFRAKKRVALAKRILEDAGIGGERLEMYNMSAAMGPRFAEVAREVTERIRQLGPSPIKRAKSMAHSAEHKEHRA, encoded by the coding sequence ATGAATAACTTTGAACCAACCATTGTCGCCTTCTGCTGCCACTTTTGCGCCTATACGGCGGCAGATCTGGCCGGGACCATGCGTTTACAGTATCCCCCGAACATTCGCATTGTGCGGATTCCCTGTACGGGCAAGGTCGATATTCGTTTTCTCCTGGAGGCCTTCGAAAAAGGTGCGGATGGAGTTTATGTTGCCGGTTGCCTGGAGGGGGATTGCCATTATCTCAAGGGAAATTTCCGGGCCAAGAAGCGGGTGGCCTTGGCCAAGCGCATTTTGGAGGATGCCGGAATTGGAGGGGAGCGGCTGGAAATGTATAACATGTCTGCGGCCATGGGTCCACGTTTTGCCGAGGTGGCACGGGAGGTGACCGAACGGATCCGCCAGTTGGGCCCTAGCCCCATAAAAAGAGCAAAGAGCATGGCGCATAGCGCAGAGCACAAAGAGCATAGAGCATAG